The Crassostrea angulata isolate pt1a10 chromosome 1, ASM2561291v2, whole genome shotgun sequence nucleotide sequence TGTACTGAGGCCTATCAAATTCTTGTAAAGTTTTACCTGGGCAAGGAAGTTCTTGGCGCCCTTTGGTGGATCATTTTTGCTGTCTCCACAGACGTTTCCACGACGGATTTCCTTTACGGACACGTTCTTGATGTTGAAGCCAACATTGTCACCAGGAACAGCCTCTGGGAGAGATTCGTGGTGCATTTCCACAGATTTTACCTCAGTGGTGATGTTGGGTGGAGCAAAGGTGACAACCATACCTGGTTTGATAATACCAGTTTCCACTCTACCAACTGGCACTGTTCCAATacctattttgaaaaaaaaaattaaatttgaaggccaaaaaaaaaaacagaaggGAAAAATATCGTAAGAATCAAACTGCTACTGCACTTATTTGTTGTTCTTTGGCGTATAGCAACATTCAATTTACCTCCAATCTTGTAGACATCCTGAAGTGGAAGACGAAGAGGTAAGTCAGTTGGTCTCTTTGGTGGCAGGATAGAATCCAAAGCTTCCAAAAGGGTCTTTCCGCTGGCATTTCCCTCTTTCCTCTCAATGGCCCATCCCTTGAACCATTCCATCTTTGTGGAAGCCTCAATCATGTTATCTCCGTGCCATCCAGAGATGGGGACGAAGGGGACAGCCTTGGGGTTGTATCCAATCTTCTTGATGTACTTCTCTACTTCACCCTTGATTTCGTTGAATCGAGCCTGCAAACAAAATGACCTTGTCAATATTCATACTCTCCAAATCATGCCAAggaaatattatatattcagACAGATCTAACACATACtaggtttaaaaatattttactgtagTGCAAAGGAAATTATGTTACCTCACTGTATGGTGGTTCAGTGCTGTCCATTTTGTTGACACCAATGATGAGCTGCTTTACTCCCAAAGTGAAAGCCAACAAGGCGTGTTCACGGGTTTGTCCGTTAGCAGAGATACCAGCTTCAAATTCACCAGTACCAGCAGCAATGATCAACACAGCACAGTCAGCCTGTGAAGTTCCTGGAAACACAATGCAACATTACAGTTATATTCCTCACTTATCAATcttaatacatgcatgtttataacttttgtaaaaatttacctGTAATCATGTTCTTGATGAAATCTCTGTGGCCGGGAGCATCAATAATGGTGACATGGTACTTGGTGGTTTCGAACTTCCACAGAGCAATGTCAATGGTGATACCACGTTCACGCTCTGCCTTCAGTTTGTCCAACACCCAGGCGTATTTGAAAGAACCCTTTCCCAtctaaaatattcaagatatAAACTATTGAACTCGAGTCTTCATCAAAAATGAATTAAGAGGAAACTTAGATCTGCTGGTATTGAACCATCTCAAATAAATAAGGTATAGTCAAAATGAGATTGTCGATTGCTTGTGATGGATACGTACCTCAGCAGCTTCCTTCTCGAACTTTTGGATGGTTCTCTGGTCAATACCACCACATTTGTAAATGAGATGGCCAGTGGAAGTTGATTTTCCAGAGTCGACATGACCAATGACGACAATGTTGATGTGAGTCTTTTCCTTACCCATCGTTGCTCCTTGTTTTTATTACTCTAGATActgtaatttaaaaagaaatttgcaATTAACTAAATTACAACTTCTATGGTCATCATAAACATCAGGGGGAACCTTGTTTAGATTTGACAATAAAACCCATTGATTTGTTGACTATGTAACATTGCTGTGGATAATGCAACAGCTGCATCACAAGACTGTGTGTTCAAACAAAGCAGAGAGTTCAACAGCTGAACTGGAAACAGATTAACACTGACTGTTTCAAAAGTACTCAATGTGTTCAACACTTTCTTATACTTCCATGCTCCATTACTTTTTTAAGAAAGAATTATAAGCGCCTATAAGGGCCTATTCAATTACTCAATGCCATACAACAGATTGTACAAATCAAAATGGCCGCCATCTTGACCACGTGTGCTATAATGCCTGTCACCGCTTTGTTTACTTATATCTTGttacaaaatgtaattattgatttaaaaggtttaaaatgttttccaggttaaacaaaacaaacatatttcaaTAGAATTAAATGACATTTTCATGATATTGACCAACTTGGACCGAGTCGAACTACTGCTTTTGTATGAAGTTGTGACGGAATTTACGAacgtttttataataaaatttcaataaaaggtTATCAAGAACTATGTATAACATACAGTTTACCGAAAATCTTCTCCTTTAAAGTATGTTATATTGATATTACTTAACATAATCATACTTTGGACATGACCCAGAGTGCACCGAAGAGTTCAAAGTACAACTTGGCGTGTTAACTTATcatttttagaattaaatgaaataaattacttaaatatatacatataaacttCAATATATAAGTTatgttcataaaaaatattgctaCATTATGATGAAATTCCAAGATGGCGACACCAATATGTCTAGCCGGCTACCACAAATTTTTATCTTGGCAAAATCTTCTAAAATACccttaataaacaaaaatcttaCAAGAATAACAAATCTTAATGTCCTGATGATACATTAAATACAGAAATGGTAAATGGATGTCATTTAATCATAGCGATATTCATTGGATTTTAACAGAAATTCCACACTGTACTTACTCTCAGAGTTCGCCACAGCAAAAAGGAAAGAGAGAGGATTGTCACGTGTTGATAACGTCACGGTTAAGGATTACCCGATATGACTAGTAACCAGAAAATGGTGAAGTGAGACAAAAAAGACACTTTAGCAAAAATACAATACTATTCTTTCAAATAATCTCTGTTTTATTCGGTACTGTTAATACTACATGATATAAagttatttttgaaacatatttttcttGCAAAGTGTAAGTAATCTTATAATTCATCACCTTCATCCTAAGAATGGGCACCTGACGTGctgtttcttttttcatattgaaataaatatataccttACTCATAATACAAAAGTACGTTTTTCAATTTCTGGATTGTTTATCTTGATTTTTGTTCATACATGTTATCTTAatatctttctttatttataattttattgaagaTTATTTCCTGATTTTATGCACACCGTCAAAATACGTCAAAGTATAAAAATAGCTTATCGAACAGGTCCTCGTCcctaaaatgtttgttttatggtTGTTGTTTAACTCACCCCAAAGGTACGTTGATGACAACCACTCTGGAGGGCCACGCGTAAAAAAGCATGTAAAATGATGCccttagattaaaaaaaaatatataatatctgtcaaaatttgttaattaatgTGAGAAAGTACAGTgggttttttctttcattggACAATGAAAGATCACTTGAATAATGTGTATTTTCATACAACTATATACTTGAAATATGCATTGTATTATATGAGCTATATGCATATGACCGGCCGGGTGTTTCTGATATATACTTAAAAAACGACCATTATTTAAATCTACTCATTTACTTGTTATACATACGTACGAGTATTTAAACTGTACATGTGTTGGGACAGTTTACGTGTGAttatattgaattgaaatttacagaaaaagtaAGTTTAAGCTAGCCTCATTGATAACATAAAACCATTcgaaatttaaatatgaatcaAGAAGGTATGTACAGTATGTTAATTTTCATGGCGTAATTTGCGATATACGAtgaactattatttttttcttcggcCCTTTACCACCACCTCGAAGTGCGAAATCCAGATCCCACCAATAGTACCAATTTTAACCAatctaataaaaaaagttttatacagATCTCTACATAAGCGCACAGCGCAGAGAGATGATCTTTCTGTGCTGTGCGCTTATGTAGAGATttgtattttaatcagattgcaaTACTGAATACACAATATGTTTATCAAATGCCTTTTAAGTCCGTCACTACACAATGCTTTCATCACACATCGTacgttttctatatttttttttgtaggaaCACAGGAAATTCAGaaaatttaagcaatttttTGCAAGATGAATCTATTTAAATAGTTAGTTTGCTATACCTACatcttgtaaatttaaattCCTTTTAGAAGTCAGAGTTGCAAGGTTAACCTGTACCTGTAAGCCGGTTATGTGATTGCAACTGACAAATGTATATCTGACAAATAATTCTATATTATAGAAACGTTAAATAGTGTTTATATCTTGCTGAAttctttttgttgatttttttcgtgtaccttttatatatattgtatatatcaataCTATAATAGTACTCAAAATGATTAACATGTTTAACCAATGTTTTTACATGCAGTTTTGAgcttaaaaaactattttttttgcACGCTTTGTAAACTatttattgatgtttagtttgcatttatttaaaaaataaaatgctttctttggtgattcattcgggatatgaagtagcgacattgcaggaaaaatacgtAGCGGGTTATGTacatttttcctgcaatgatcgctatctTCATTACCCGCATGCaccatcaaagaaagcattttattgtttatattaacatctttctttaactaattaataaactgattatgaaaagttagtaaaattataaattactgttaatgtacaaaagtacgttagctaaaagaaacagcaaaATCGTCAATCTCCCATGCAGAGTTGTCGTTCGTGCCTCTCTGAATGTATGGGCCGATGGTAGAGAGTGCCAAATCGTCtcttgtgagactttgagtctggcatcgtcatgattatttcgtgcagtccgggcTTTTACTAAagtcgctgtaggttcagaccaatcgataaacagggcgtgtcaatttcagtcctgtcactttcagccgctgtagatttcgaccaatcgataaatagggcgtgtagatttcagtctggctgtttctttagagctatgaattaactataagtttccgtaagaaatagaggaaattatgcttggaagatgtaaatatatgaaatgtATTTCCGAAAACTGATAATCACTCGATCAATTCGAAATGTTTAAAAGCAGATAAAGCCTGTTGTCCAGTCCGTCATATTTCAGTGATATTTCTTAGTttgctgaaggtttcgaccgATCAATATGTCCAGTGTCAGAACAAGGGTGTATTTATTAAAACGAATTATCATATGAACGTGCAGTATCACTTACAAGATACTACCCCAAAGATGGTTGCCTATAACTATTCATATTCTGTAAATCCCGCCTTTTCTGgcgaagaaaaatatttttatgaaaaagacACAATTTATAATACAGACGTACAGAAGCGATTTTACTACTCGAGtctaattttgatttgattggaaagctgaaattcgcaaaaaatgattatgtaatttttaaataagtGCAGTGGCGTAGCTACAATGAAGCATACAAATTATCTtcttaatcttaattttttttttcattgcaaagCATGAATGGGATACTACGCGTTATTCAGGACCAGATACCTCCTTGTTACTTTATCGAAGGAACAAAATAGTACTACTATTGACTATAGGTTAACTCGAGGGTTCAGGTATATATTTAGGGCCATATAGAACAAATTTCATTACAATCACTTAGCGCACCAATCTCTATCAATGTAAAAAGAAGCAATACCGCTTTTTCAGAGCACAGTTTGGTTTAAGAGAAAAGTAAATTGTCACAATACTTCAAATAGACAACGAATACATTTGCATCATATggtacaggcacgtagcattggGGAGGGGGGCATGGGGGGTCTGCCCCCACCCTTTTTgtcgcagcaaagattttttgaattatCAAGTAGTTGCCCCCCTACTTCTTTGCGACCAAGTGAAAAACTGAAGAGTACAAACAAGAAGAAGAacaatgaaattgaagttataggtGTACTACCCCGGGATTAGGattgattttgatgattttgggCAATTGCCTTTTTTTTTTCGCTTGTCAAGAtgttttggatgaggctgccccCTTTCAAAACAATGCTACCTGCCTGTGGTaaccataaattttaattttattcacttTCTAAACAAATCCCAGGTACGTGTATGAgctaggtttttttttcctttattatttctattagacaaaaaaagaaagaaataaaataaaaactagaaaaaaaaaaccccaaaaattaACGGCGACTGCATTGGGTACAAGACGGACTGTCAAATTGCCAACACTGCACTGACTGTTCAATatatatggcacgccaaattcacaaaaatgagataTTCATAGTTTTCTTATCGGTTGTATACTATTAGTTTACGGacaga carries:
- the LOC128174940 gene encoding elongation factor 1-alpha, encoding MGKEKTHINIVVIGHVDSGKSTSTGHLIYKCGGIDQRTIQKFEKEAAEMGKGSFKYAWVLDKLKAERERGITIDIALWKFETTKYHVTIIDAPGHRDFIKNMITGTSQADCAVLIIAAGTGEFEAGISANGQTREHALLAFTLGVKQLIIGVNKMDSTEPPYSEARFNEIKGEVEKYIKKIGYNPKAVPFVPISGWHGDNMIEASTKMEWFKGWAIERKEGNASGKTLLEALDSILPPKRPTDLPLRLPLQDVYKIGGIGTVPVGRVETGIIKPGMVVTFAPPNITTEVKSVEMHHESLPEAVPGDNVGFNIKNVSVKEIRRGNVCGDSKNDPPKGAKNFLAQVIILNHPGEIKNGYAPVLDCHTAHIACKFVEIKEKCDRRSGKVLEEAPKCIKNGDAGMVLMVPSKPMCVEAFSKYAPLGRFAVRDMRQTVAVGVIKEVEKAEPSQGKVTKAAQKAGGKK